In Modestobacter versicolor, a single genomic region encodes these proteins:
- a CDS encoding type II secretion system F family protein → MTFSGGVLGLGLGIGLLLIWRSGSRAPARRAAGARPGRRQQLLAAAGLTGINSAQLLALQVALGLAATVLVLLTTQTVTISLVFGVFGAAVPYLLVRRLAAKRRADLREVWPEVVDNLASAIRAGLSLPEGLSALAVRGPEVLRPAFARFAADHRSSGRFSDSLDRLKDDLADPVGDRIVETLRVAREVGGSDLGRVLRTLAAFLREDARARAELETRQGWVVQAARLAVGAPWVVLLLLATQQQTLTAYDSPVGTALLVGGGAVCVVAYRLMLRIGRLPQDVRVLQ, encoded by the coding sequence GTGACCTTCTCCGGCGGGGTGCTCGGTCTGGGGCTGGGCATCGGGCTGCTGCTCATCTGGCGCAGCGGCTCGCGGGCCCCGGCACGCCGGGCGGCCGGCGCTCGGCCGGGGCGCCGCCAGCAACTGCTCGCCGCGGCCGGGCTCACCGGGATCAACTCCGCCCAGCTGCTCGCCCTGCAGGTCGCCCTCGGGCTCGCCGCCACGGTGCTGGTGCTGCTGACCACGCAGACGGTGACCATCAGCCTGGTCTTCGGGGTGTTCGGCGCCGCGGTCCCGTACCTGCTGGTGCGCCGGCTGGCGGCCAAGCGCCGGGCCGACCTGCGCGAGGTGTGGCCGGAGGTGGTCGACAACCTCGCCTCCGCCATCCGCGCCGGGCTGTCGCTGCCCGAGGGGCTCTCCGCCCTGGCCGTCCGCGGGCCCGAGGTGCTGCGCCCGGCCTTCGCCCGCTTCGCCGCCGACCACCGCAGCAGCGGTCGGTTCAGCGACTCGCTCGACCGGCTCAAGGACGACCTCGCCGACCCGGTGGGCGACCGCATCGTGGAGACGCTGCGGGTGGCCCGCGAGGTCGGCGGGAGCGACCTCGGCCGGGTGCTCCGGACGCTGGCCGCCTTCCTCCGTGAGGACGCCCGCGCCCGGGCCGAGCTGGAGACCCGGCAGGGCTGGGTGGTCCAGGCCGCCCGGCTGGCCGTCGGCGCCCCGTGGGTCGTGCTGCTCCTGCTCGCCACCCAGCAGCAGACGCTCACCGCCTACGACAGCCCGGTCGGGACGGCGCTGCTCGTCGGTGGGGGCGCCGTCTGCGTCGTCGCCTACCGGCTGATGCTGCGGATCGGGCGGCTGCCCCAGGACGTCCGGGTGCTCCAGTGA
- a CDS encoding CpaF family protein, with product MDLVDGEVRELIRRRGLDPFTDPTPVRVLVRDVVADYSERSLSSALPPIGDPDGVVRDVLDRVAGYGPLQRWLDDPEVEEIWVNEPGRVFVARRGRSELTTTILGAGQLADLVERMLRSSGRRIDMSTPFVDAMLPDGSRLHVVIPDVTRRHMAVNIRKFVLSAHSLDELVALGTLTSQVARFLEASVAAGLNILVSGGTQAGKTTLLNCLCSAIPARERVVTCEEVFELRVPLPDVVAMQTRQPNLEGAGEIPLRRLVKEALRMRPSRLVVGEVRQEECLDLLIALNSGLPGMCTLHANSAREAVVKMCTLPLLAGENIGHAFVVPTVAASVDLVVHVGTDPSGQRRLREVVALPGRTEGSVVETADVFTTRDGRLVRADGYPPHADRYAAHGFDLAALLGDRS from the coding sequence GTGGACCTCGTCGACGGCGAGGTCCGCGAGCTGATCCGCCGCCGCGGGCTCGACCCGTTCACCGACCCGACGCCGGTGCGGGTGCTCGTGCGCGACGTGGTGGCCGACTACTCCGAGCGGTCGCTGTCCTCGGCGCTGCCGCCGATCGGTGACCCGGACGGCGTCGTCCGCGACGTGCTGGACCGGGTCGCCGGGTACGGGCCGTTGCAGCGCTGGCTGGACGACCCGGAGGTCGAGGAGATCTGGGTCAACGAGCCGGGCCGGGTCTTCGTCGCCCGCCGGGGTCGCAGCGAGCTGACCACGACGATCCTGGGCGCCGGGCAGCTGGCCGACCTGGTCGAGCGGATGCTGCGTTCGTCGGGTCGCCGCATCGACATGTCCACGCCCTTCGTCGACGCGATGCTGCCCGACGGGTCGCGGTTGCACGTCGTCATCCCGGACGTCACCCGGCGCCACATGGCGGTCAACATCCGCAAGTTCGTGCTCTCGGCGCACAGCCTGGACGAGCTGGTCGCGCTGGGCACCCTCACCTCACAGGTGGCCCGCTTCCTGGAGGCCTCGGTCGCGGCGGGGCTCAACATCCTGGTCTCCGGGGGCACGCAGGCCGGCAAGACGACGCTGCTCAACTGCCTGTGCTCGGCCATCCCGGCCCGCGAGCGCGTGGTCACCTGCGAGGAGGTCTTCGAGCTGCGGGTGCCGCTGCCCGACGTCGTGGCGATGCAGACCCGCCAGCCCAACCTCGAGGGCGCCGGGGAGATCCCGCTGCGCCGGCTGGTCAAGGAGGCGCTGCGGATGCGTCCTTCCCGGCTGGTCGTGGGCGAGGTGCGCCAGGAGGAGTGCCTCGACCTGCTGATCGCGCTGAACTCCGGCCTGCCCGGCATGTGCACCCTGCACGCCAACAGCGCCCGGGAGGCCGTGGTGAAGATGTGCACCCTGCCGCTGCTGGCCGGGGAGAACATCGGGCACGCGTTCGTCGTCCCCACCGTCGCGGCCAGCGTCGACCTGGTGGTGCACGTCGGCACCGACCCGAGCGGCCAGCGCCGGCTGCGCGAGGTGGTCGCCCTGCCGGGGCGCACCGAGGGCAGCGTCGTGGAGACCGCCGACGTCTTCACCACCCGGGACGGCCGGCTGGTGCGCGCCGACGGCTACCCGCCGCACGCCGACCGGTACGCCGCCCACGGGTTCGACCTCGCGGCGCTCCTGGGCGACCGGTCGTGA
- a CDS encoding FMN-binding glutamate synthase family protein, translating to MTWATRAAAAGISALAGVAVRDLLQREHTLLRNFPVVGRARYLLESVGPELRQYLVAGNNEERPFTRDQRRWVYASAKKQNNYFGFGTDNDLEFTAGYPVINHRTFGRAVPTTTAQAGHETPLPSAKVLGAARGRTSAFRPPSVVNISAMSFGSLSGNAIEALNRGAALAGCLQNTGEGGLSAHHRHGGELVFQLGTAYFGCRDEHGRFDLARLKDLVASAPVRALEVKLSQGAKPGLGGVLPAAKVSAEIAAARGVPEGVDCISPSRHAEFSDPDSLLDWVELLATETGLPVGIKSAVGDMGFWHELTELMATTGRGVDFVTIDGGEGGTGAAPLIFTDSVSLPFQLGFARVYSTFARAGLHEQVTFIGGGKLGLPDNAIVAFALGCDLVNVAREAMLAIGCIQAQKCHADTCPTGVATQNPWLAHGLDPALKSVRAATYVQTLRRDLRKVAEACGVEHPGLIDSGAVEILTGRTASRPLHEVYGYEPGWGLPSAADRERVVQLMSEAPQGGSAPPSPTAVDG from the coding sequence ATGACCTGGGCCACCCGTGCCGCGGCAGCCGGGATCTCCGCGCTCGCCGGCGTCGCCGTCCGCGACCTGCTGCAGCGCGAGCACACCCTGCTGCGCAACTTCCCGGTCGTCGGCCGGGCCCGCTACCTGCTGGAGTCCGTCGGCCCCGAGCTGCGGCAGTACCTGGTGGCCGGCAACAACGAGGAGCGGCCGTTCACCCGCGACCAGCGGCGCTGGGTGTACGCCTCGGCGAAGAAGCAGAACAACTACTTCGGCTTCGGCACCGACAACGACCTCGAGTTCACCGCCGGCTACCCGGTCATCAACCACCGCACCTTCGGCCGCGCCGTCCCGACCACCACCGCGCAGGCCGGCCACGAGACACCGCTGCCCAGCGCCAAGGTGCTCGGCGCCGCCCGCGGCCGCACCTCCGCCTTCCGCCCGCCGTCGGTGGTCAACATCTCGGCGATGAGCTTCGGCTCGCTGTCCGGCAACGCGATCGAGGCCCTGAACCGCGGCGCCGCGCTGGCTGGCTGCCTGCAGAACACCGGCGAGGGCGGTCTGTCCGCGCACCACCGGCACGGCGGTGAACTGGTCTTCCAGCTCGGGACGGCGTACTTCGGCTGCCGCGACGAGCACGGCCGCTTCGACCTCGCCCGGCTGAAAGACCTGGTCGCCTCCGCACCCGTGCGCGCCCTGGAGGTCAAGCTCAGCCAGGGCGCGAAGCCCGGCCTGGGCGGGGTGCTGCCGGCGGCCAAGGTCTCCGCCGAGATCGCCGCCGCCCGCGGGGTGCCCGAGGGCGTCGACTGCATCAGCCCGTCCCGGCACGCGGAGTTCTCCGACCCCGACAGCCTGCTGGACTGGGTCGAGCTGCTGGCCACCGAGACCGGGCTGCCGGTGGGGATCAAGTCCGCCGTCGGCGACATGGGGTTCTGGCACGAGCTCACCGAGCTGATGGCCACCACCGGCCGGGGCGTCGACTTCGTGACCATCGACGGCGGCGAGGGCGGCACCGGCGCGGCGCCGCTGATCTTCACCGACTCGGTCTCGCTGCCCTTCCAGCTCGGCTTCGCCCGGGTCTACTCCACCTTCGCCCGGGCCGGGCTGCACGAGCAGGTCACCTTCATCGGCGGCGGCAAGCTGGGCCTGCCCGACAACGCGATCGTCGCCTTCGCCCTCGGCTGCGACCTGGTCAACGTCGCCCGCGAGGCGATGCTGGCCATCGGCTGCATCCAGGCGCAGAAGTGCCACGCCGACACCTGCCCCACCGGCGTCGCCACCCAGAACCCGTGGCTCGCCCACGGCCTGGACCCGGCGCTGAAGTCGGTGCGGGCGGCCACCTACGTGCAGACGCTGCGCCGCGACCTGCGCAAGGTCGCCGAGGCCTGCGGGGTGGAGCACCCCGGGCTGATCGACAGCGGGGCGGTGGAGATCCTCACCGGCCGCACCGCGTCGCGCCCGCTGCACGAGGTCTACGGCTACGAGCCGGGCTGGGGGCTGCCGTCGGCCGCCGACCGCGAGCGGGTCGTGCAGCTGATGAGCGAGGCACCGCAGGGCGGCAGCGCACCGCCGTCCCCCACCGCGGTCGACGGCTGA
- a CDS encoding MMPL family transporter, with product MLESLARSCVRSRRLVVALWLVSVVALSVLAGAFAGPTSDDFTLPGSESTRAADLLADAGFEARSGYQAQVVLHRPDGVDDPAVRAAADDLAADITDQVPGAEVVSPFDPAGARQVSPDGTIAYLQVDLPQRTVEELAEVSDTMDALRADVDVPGLDVEIGGLVLDEDAAGGPPAEVIGVIAAALILFVAFGSLLAMALPLVVGVLGALCGVAAIELAAHVIDVPSFAGAAAGMIAIGVGIDYSLLLVTRYREALHDGLPVVDAVVLAQRTAGRSVLFAGVTVVIASLGLVFMGLTLITGVAIGIAAAVLVTMLAAVTLLPALLGFAGPRLAKVRGRRGGTEGTAAARWARAVQRRPVVWVLGSLAALVLLALPVADLRLGFSDAGTLSTDNTARRAYDLLGEGFGAGVNAPMVVAVSAPDAELVATDLADAVGEDRGVASVSPPVVSEDGGTALLQLLPSSAPRDEATTDLVHRLRDDVVPATAGDAEVVIGGAQAAAVDFADYTGDRLPVFLAVVLGLSFVLLVLVFRGLLVALKAVVVNLLSLGAAFGAVVAVFQWGWGADLLGIEGEAPVEAWVPMMLIAIVFGLSMDYEVFLLSRIREEYDRTGDNAGAVTLGLARTARVITAAAAIMICVFGSFVFGSARELQLFGFGLAVAVLIDATLVRLVLVPATMELLGTANWWLPRRLDRALPHLTVEMPVEDRARDDALVG from the coding sequence GTGCTCGAGTCCCTCGCCCGCTCCTGCGTCCGCTCGCGGCGCCTCGTCGTCGCACTGTGGCTGGTCTCCGTCGTCGCGCTGTCGGTGCTCGCCGGCGCGTTCGCCGGCCCGACCAGCGACGACTTCACCCTGCCCGGGTCGGAGAGCACCCGGGCTGCCGACCTGCTCGCCGACGCCGGCTTCGAGGCTCGCTCCGGCTACCAGGCCCAGGTGGTGCTGCACCGCCCCGACGGCGTCGACGACCCGGCGGTCCGGGCCGCCGCCGACGACCTGGCCGCCGACATCACCGACCAGGTGCCCGGCGCGGAGGTGGTGAGCCCGTTCGACCCGGCCGGGGCGCGGCAGGTGTCGCCCGACGGCACGATCGCCTACCTGCAGGTCGACCTGCCCCAGCGCACGGTGGAGGAGCTGGCCGAGGTCAGCGACACGATGGACGCCCTGCGCGCGGACGTCGACGTGCCCGGGCTGGACGTCGAGATCGGCGGGCTGGTGCTCGACGAGGACGCCGCCGGTGGGCCGCCCGCCGAGGTGATCGGCGTGATCGCCGCCGCGCTCATCCTGTTCGTCGCGTTCGGCTCGCTGCTCGCGATGGCGCTGCCGCTGGTGGTCGGCGTCCTCGGCGCGCTCTGCGGGGTCGCCGCCATCGAGCTGGCCGCCCACGTCATCGACGTGCCCAGCTTCGCCGGCGCCGCCGCCGGGATGATCGCGATCGGCGTGGGCATCGACTACTCGCTGCTGCTGGTGACCCGGTACCGCGAGGCGCTGCACGACGGGCTGCCGGTGGTCGACGCGGTGGTGCTGGCCCAGCGCACCGCCGGCCGGTCGGTGCTCTTCGCGGGCGTCACCGTCGTCATCGCCTCGCTCGGCCTGGTGTTCATGGGGCTCACGCTGATCACCGGCGTCGCGATCGGCATCGCCGCCGCGGTGCTGGTGACCATGCTGGCCGCGGTCACCCTGCTGCCGGCGCTGCTCGGCTTCGCCGGCCCGCGGCTGGCCAAGGTCCGCGGCCGCCGGGGCGGCACCGAGGGAACGGCGGCGGCCCGCTGGGCGCGGGCGGTGCAGCGGCGTCCGGTCGTCTGGGTGCTGGGCTCGCTGGCCGCGCTCGTGCTCCTCGCGCTCCCGGTCGCCGACCTGCGGCTGGGCTTCAGCGACGCCGGCACGCTGAGCACCGACAACACCGCCCGCCGCGCCTACGACCTGCTCGGCGAGGGGTTCGGCGCAGGCGTGAACGCCCCGATGGTGGTCGCCGTCTCCGCACCCGACGCGGAGCTGGTGGCGACCGACCTGGCCGACGCGGTCGGCGAGGACCGCGGCGTCGCCTCGGTCAGCCCACCGGTGGTCTCCGAGGACGGCGGGACGGCGCTGCTGCAGCTGCTGCCCTCGTCGGCACCCCGCGACGAGGCGACCACCGACCTGGTGCACCGGCTCCGCGACGACGTCGTCCCGGCGACGGCCGGCGACGCCGAGGTGGTGATCGGCGGCGCCCAGGCCGCGGCGGTCGACTTCGCCGACTACACCGGCGACCGGCTGCCGGTGTTCCTCGCCGTCGTGCTGGGGCTGTCGTTCGTGCTGCTGGTGCTGGTGTTCCGCGGCCTGCTGGTGGCGCTCAAGGCGGTGGTGGTGAACCTGCTGTCGCTGGGCGCGGCGTTCGGTGCGGTCGTCGCCGTGTTCCAGTGGGGCTGGGGCGCGGACCTGCTGGGCATCGAGGGCGAGGCGCCGGTGGAGGCCTGGGTGCCGATGATGCTGATCGCCATCGTGTTCGGGCTGTCGATGGACTACGAGGTCTTCCTGCTCTCCCGGATCCGCGAGGAGTACGACCGGACGGGCGACAACGCCGGTGCGGTGACCCTCGGCCTGGCCCGGACGGCGCGGGTGATCACCGCCGCCGCGGCGATCATGATCTGCGTCTTCGGCAGCTTCGTGTTCGGCTCGGCCCGCGAGCTGCAGCTGTTCGGGTTCGGCCTGGCGGTCGCGGTGCTGATCGACGCGACGCTCGTCCGGCTGGTGCTGGTGCCCGCAACGATGGAGCTGCTCGGGACGGCGAACTGGTGGCTGCCGCGCCGGCTGGACCGGGCGCTGCCGCACCTGACCGTGGAGATGCCGGTGGAGGACCGCGCCCGGGACGACGCCCTCGTCGGCTGA
- a CDS encoding sensor histidine kinase: MTWRPGRVDVALVLASVLPAWAALAGHLEPEARPNDLLAFALVAVVSLPMLFARRAPVPVLLLCIALIYGYYWTGYSAVGLVLPLAPAFFTVAQAGRVRLAAWIGGTGLVLSTVFRLMSDHQNEKAGLVLGYDGAISLALLAAVLALGDAVRSRRGWQAELDQRLQLAAQEREAEAQRRVADERVRIARDVHDLLGHAVAIVTLHAAVAAESLDDDPEVTRRSLETIRTVSREVLHDLGGTVGLLRGDAATSVEPAAGLADVAELVAGAASTGLDVRLAVRGEERPLPSAVGATVHRLVQESLTNVLRHARARSATVTLEHGPADLTVTVTDDGCGDHGTGGPGHGLQGMQERVALLGGRMSAGNRDGGGFAVTAVLPVTPERVGAPA; this comes from the coding sequence ATGACCTGGCGCCCGGGGCGTGTCGACGTCGCGCTGGTGCTCGCCTCGGTGCTGCCGGCCTGGGCCGCGCTGGCCGGCCACCTGGAACCCGAGGCGCGCCCCAACGACCTGCTCGCCTTCGCCCTCGTCGCCGTCGTCAGTCTGCCGATGCTGTTCGCGCGGCGGGCGCCGGTGCCGGTGCTGCTGCTGTGCATCGCCCTCATCTACGGCTACTACTGGACCGGCTACTCCGCGGTGGGCCTGGTGCTCCCGCTGGCACCGGCGTTCTTCACCGTCGCCCAGGCCGGGCGGGTCCGGCTGGCCGCGTGGATCGGCGGCACCGGGCTGGTCCTGTCGACGGTGTTCCGGCTGATGAGCGACCACCAGAACGAGAAGGCCGGGCTGGTGCTGGGCTACGACGGCGCCATCTCCCTGGCACTGCTGGCCGCCGTGCTCGCCCTCGGCGACGCGGTCCGCTCCCGCCGCGGCTGGCAGGCCGAGCTCGACCAGCGGCTGCAGCTCGCCGCGCAGGAGCGGGAGGCCGAGGCCCAGCGCCGGGTGGCCGACGAGCGGGTGCGGATCGCCCGCGACGTGCACGACCTGCTGGGCCACGCCGTCGCGATCGTGACCCTGCACGCCGCGGTGGCCGCCGAGTCGCTGGACGACGACCCCGAGGTCACCCGCCGCTCGCTGGAGACCATCCGCACGGTGAGCCGGGAGGTGCTGCACGACCTCGGCGGCACCGTGGGGCTGCTGCGCGGTGACGCCGCCACGAGCGTCGAGCCGGCCGCCGGGCTGGCCGACGTCGCCGAGCTGGTCGCAGGAGCGGCGTCCACCGGGCTCGACGTCCGGCTGGCGGTGCGCGGCGAGGAACGTCCGCTGCCCAGCGCGGTGGGGGCGACCGTGCACCGGCTGGTGCAGGAGTCGCTGACCAACGTGCTGCGGCACGCGCGGGCCCGGTCGGCGACGGTGACCCTCGAGCACGGGCCGGCCGACCTCACCGTCACGGTCACCGACGACGGCTGCGGCGACCACGGCACCGGCGGCCCGGGCCACGGGCTGCAGGGCATGCAGGAGCGGGTGGCACTGCTGGGCGGCCGGATGTCGGCGGGCAACCGGGACGGCGGCGGCTTCGCGGTCACCGCGGTGCTGCCGGTGACCCCCGAGCGGGTCGGTGCTCCGGCGTGA
- a CDS encoding response regulator has product MIRVLVVDDQPLVRAGIRAVLERAEDVEVVGEAGDGRAALDRLRVCRDVDVVLMDLRMPVLDGIEATRRIVADAALEAVTVVALTTFDDEELVLGALRAGASGFLLKDAEPDELRRGVRAAAAGEAMLSPAVTRGVVRAAVTALAPQPAAPEALQQLTARELEVLAAVGEGMSNEEIARALVMSPATARTHVGRVLSKLGARDRAQLAALAWRTGLLPRP; this is encoded by the coding sequence GTGATCCGGGTGCTCGTGGTCGACGACCAGCCGCTGGTGCGCGCCGGCATCCGCGCGGTGCTGGAGCGGGCCGAGGACGTCGAGGTGGTGGGCGAGGCCGGCGACGGGCGGGCGGCGCTGGACCGGCTGCGGGTCTGCCGGGACGTCGACGTGGTGCTGATGGACCTGCGGATGCCGGTGCTCGACGGCATCGAGGCCACCCGGCGGATCGTCGCCGACGCGGCCCTGGAGGCGGTCACCGTCGTCGCGCTGACCACCTTCGACGACGAGGAGCTGGTGCTCGGCGCGCTGCGGGCCGGCGCCAGCGGCTTCCTGCTCAAGGACGCCGAGCCCGACGAGCTGCGCCGCGGGGTGCGGGCGGCCGCGGCCGGCGAGGCGATGCTCTCCCCCGCCGTCACCCGGGGCGTGGTGCGGGCGGCCGTGACGGCCCTCGCGCCGCAGCCGGCCGCCCCGGAGGCGCTGCAGCAGCTGACCGCCCGGGAGCTCGAGGTGCTGGCCGCGGTCGGCGAGGGGATGTCGAACGAGGAGATCGCCCGGGCGCTGGTGATGAGCCCGGCGACCGCCCGCACCCACGTCGGGCGGGTGCTCAGCAAGCTCGGCGCCCGCGACCGCGCCCAGCTCGCCGCGCTCGCCTGGCGCACCGGCCTGCTCCCCCGCCCGTGA
- a CDS encoding Clp protease N-terminal domain-containing protein → MTQMPPTVRLDDLISAIQEVHDEPLEQLTDAVLAAEALGEVADHLIGHFVDQARRSGASWTDIGRSMGVTKQAAQKRFVPKDPPLDAEQGFTRFTPRARQVVVAAQETARAAGNDAITPAHLVLALAGSDGLAARAIVTQGITMDTLRQAATAALPESAADVPALIPFDGGARKALELTFREALRLGHAHVGTEHVLLALLDVENGAGVLSGLGMTKARAEESVAAALAELG, encoded by the coding sequence ATGACGCAGATGCCGCCCACCGTCCGCCTCGACGACCTCATCTCCGCGATCCAGGAGGTGCACGACGAGCCGCTCGAGCAGCTGACCGACGCCGTGCTGGCCGCCGAGGCCCTCGGCGAGGTCGCCGACCACCTCATCGGCCACTTCGTCGACCAGGCCCGCCGCTCCGGCGCCTCCTGGACCGACATCGGCCGCAGCATGGGCGTGACCAAGCAGGCCGCGCAGAAGCGGTTCGTGCCCAAGGACCCGCCCCTCGACGCCGAGCAGGGCTTCACCCGCTTCACCCCGCGGGCCCGTCAGGTGGTCGTCGCGGCCCAGGAGACTGCCCGGGCCGCCGGCAACGACGCGATCACCCCCGCCCACCTGGTGCTCGCCCTCGCCGGGTCGGACGGTCTGGCCGCGCGGGCAATCGTCACCCAGGGCATCACGATGGACACCCTCCGGCAGGCGGCCACCGCTGCCCTGCCGGAGTCGGCCGCCGACGTCCCCGCGCTCATCCCCTTCGACGGCGGGGCCAGGAAGGCGCTGGAGCTCACCTTCCGCGAGGCGCTCCGACTCGGGCACGCCCACGTCGGCACCGAGCACGTGCTGCTCGCCCTGCTGGACGTGGAGAACGGCGCCGGCGTGCTGAGCGGCCTGGGAATGACCAAGGCCCGGGCCGAGGAGTCCGTCGCCGCGGCCCTCGCCGAGCTCGGCTGA
- a CDS encoding phosphodiester glycosidase family protein, protein MPDTTTPKRLSRRTFLLGGGAGFALLAGGGATWALDRFVVDHVAIDDVAAYEAAQGVDAVDTSTADGTFTGTSYSSEYCTIDISTVVTGSGDSTVTYFVADVVLTDATVLRSAFADNEFGTNIVEDTSVIAAAHDAVFAVNGDYYGFRETGIVVRNGVAYRDAGARDGLAFYRDGSVQVYDETATSADELVAAGVWNTLSFGPAIVQAGAVVDGIEDVEVDTNVGNHSIQGDQPRTGIGVIDANHLVFVVVDGRSEGYSEGVSLPELAAIFTGLGCVTAYNLDGGGSSTMVFHGSLVNDPLGRGQERGTSDVLYIGG, encoded by the coding sequence ATGCCCGACACGACAACCCCGAAGCGGCTGAGCCGCCGCACCTTCCTGCTCGGCGGTGGCGCCGGGTTCGCCCTGCTCGCCGGCGGCGGCGCGACCTGGGCACTGGACCGCTTCGTCGTCGACCACGTCGCCATCGACGACGTCGCCGCCTACGAGGCCGCCCAGGGCGTCGACGCCGTCGACACCTCCACGGCGGACGGCACGTTCACCGGCACCTCGTACTCCTCGGAGTACTGCACGATCGACATCTCCACCGTCGTCACCGGCAGCGGCGACAGCACCGTCACCTACTTCGTCGCCGACGTCGTGCTCACCGACGCGACGGTGCTGCGCTCGGCGTTCGCCGACAACGAGTTCGGCACCAACATCGTGGAGGACACCTCGGTCATCGCGGCGGCCCACGACGCCGTCTTCGCGGTCAACGGCGACTACTACGGCTTCCGCGAGACCGGCATCGTCGTCCGCAACGGCGTCGCCTACCGCGACGCCGGCGCCCGTGACGGGCTGGCCTTCTACCGCGACGGCTCGGTCCAGGTCTACGACGAGACGGCGACCAGCGCCGACGAGCTGGTCGCCGCCGGTGTCTGGAACACGCTGTCCTTCGGGCCGGCGATCGTCCAGGCCGGCGCGGTGGTCGACGGCATCGAGGACGTCGAGGTCGACACCAACGTCGGCAACCACTCGATCCAGGGCGACCAGCCGCGCACCGGCATCGGCGTCATCGACGCCAACCACCTGGTGTTCGTGGTCGTCGACGGCCGCAGCGAGGGCTACAGCGAAGGGGTCTCGCTGCCCGAGCTGGCCGCGATCTTCACCGGCCTGGGCTGCGTCACCGCCTACAACCTGGACGGCGGCGGCTCCTCGACGATGGTGTTCCACGGGTCGCTGGTGAACGACCCGCTGGGCAGGGGCCAGGAGCGCGGCACCTCCGACGTCCTCTACATCGGCGGCTGA
- a CDS encoding glycosyltransferase — MIVLVPAYQPDARLLALVDGLRTAAPEAHLLVVDDGSGPGYAPVFDAARQRGCTVLGHPVNQGKGAALKTGFRFVAEHAPGQEVVCADSDGQHSPDDVLRVAARVRDGADLVLGVRGFTGAVPLRSRFGNALTRALLRLATGRDVRDTQTGLRGYAAELLPWLLTVPGERFEYEVTTLLQAVRRGLPVDQVDIATIYLEGNASSHFRPVLDSARIYAPLLAFLASSFAAFLLDAGALVVLHALVGGLLLPLLGARLLSSCVNFAVNRSLVFAAPGARSVRAAAVRYASLAVVLLAGNYLLLAVLTRLGLGLLPAKVLTEVLLVAASYLGQRRSVYVRRVRARQPTRREPAPVG, encoded by the coding sequence GTGATCGTCCTGGTCCCCGCCTACCAGCCCGACGCCCGGCTGCTCGCGCTGGTCGACGGGCTGCGCACCGCCGCCCCCGAGGCGCACCTGCTGGTCGTCGACGACGGCAGCGGCCCCGGCTACGCACCGGTGTTCGATGCGGCCCGGCAGCGCGGCTGCACGGTGCTCGGCCACCCGGTCAACCAGGGCAAGGGCGCCGCGCTCAAGACCGGGTTCCGGTTCGTCGCCGAGCACGCGCCGGGTCAGGAGGTGGTCTGCGCCGACTCCGACGGGCAGCACAGCCCGGACGACGTCCTCCGGGTCGCGGCCCGCGTGCGCGACGGCGCCGACCTGGTGCTCGGCGTCCGCGGGTTCACCGGCGCCGTGCCGCTGCGCAGCCGGTTCGGCAACGCGCTCACCCGCGCGCTGCTCCGGCTGGCCACCGGCCGCGACGTCCGCGACACCCAGACCGGCCTGCGCGGGTACGCCGCCGAGCTGCTGCCCTGGCTGCTCACCGTGCCCGGCGAGCGCTTCGAGTACGAGGTGACCACCCTGCTGCAGGCGGTGCGCCGCGGGCTGCCGGTCGACCAGGTCGACATCGCCACCATCTACCTCGAGGGCAACGCGTCCTCGCACTTCCGGCCGGTGCTCGACTCCGCGCGGATCTACGCCCCGCTGCTGGCCTTCCTGGCCTCCTCGTTCGCCGCCTTCCTGCTCGACGCCGGGGCCCTGGTGGTGCTGCACGCGCTCGTCGGCGGGCTGCTGCTGCCGCTGCTCGGCGCCCGGCTGCTCAGCAGTTGCGTGAACTTCGCGGTCAACCGCTCGCTGGTGTTCGCCGCCCCGGGCGCCCGGTCGGTGCGGGCCGCCGCCGTCCGGTACGCGTCGCTGGCCGTCGTCCTGCTCGCCGGCAACTACCTGCTGCTGGCCGTGCTCACCCGGCTCGGCCTGGGCCTGCTGCCGGCCAAGGTGCTCACCGAGGTGCTGCTGGTCGCCGCCAGCTACCTGGGGCAGCGGCGGTCGGTGTACGTGCGCCGGGTGCGCGCCCGCCAGCCGACACGACGCGAACCCGCCCCCGTCGGCTGA